In Ananas comosus cultivar F153 unplaced genomic scaffold, ASM154086v1, whole genome shotgun sequence, a single genomic region encodes these proteins:
- the LOC109706318 gene encoding 12-oxophytodienoate reductase 1-like, with translation SEFIDYQPNGQAPISSTDKQIGPQTHPDGTVEAYSPPRRLTTDEIPQIVNDFRLAARNAIDAGFDGVEIHGAHGYLIEQFMKDCANDRTDEYGGSLENRCRFALEIVEAVVNEIGAGRVAIKLSPFEDYMDCWDSNPEALGLYMVKSLNKYNILYCHMVEPRMCIVEGRRQIPHRLLPMRKAFNGTFIPVGGYDREEGNKVVNEGYADLVAYGRLFLANPDLPKRFELNAPLNQYDRTTFYTSDPVVGYTDYPFLESSV, from the exons TCTGAATTTATAGATTACCAACCTAATGGGCAAGCACCAATTTCAAGCACGGACAAGCAAATAGGGCCTCAAACTCACCCTGATGGCACTGTGGAGGCCTACTCTCCCCCTCGACGGTTAACAACAGACGAGATCCCCCAAATCGTCAACGATTTCAGACTTGCCGCAAGGAATGCCATCGACGCTG GCTTTGATGGGGTCGAAATACACGGTGCGCATGGCTATTTAATTGAGCAATTCATGAAGGACTGTGCTAACGACCGAACCGACGAGTACGGGGGGAGCCTTGAGAACCGGTGCCGCTTTGCGCTAGAGATTGTCGAAGCGGTCGTCAATGAGATCGGAGCAGGCAGAGTCGCAATAAAGCTCTCACCTTTTGAGGACTACATGGATTGCTGGGACTCAAATCCAGAAGCTCTTGGGCTCTACATGGTCAAATCGCTAAACAAGTACAACATTCTCTACTGCCATATGGTTGAACCCCGAATGTGTATCGTCGAAGGGCGGCGCCAAATCCCTCATAGGCTTCTTCCTATGAGGAAAGCTTTTAATGGAACTTTTATTCCCGTGGGAGGATACGATAGAGAGGAAGGGAACAAAGTGGTTAATGAAGGTTATGCTGATCTTGTGGCTTATGGCCGCTTGTTCTTGGCTAATCCTGATTTGCCGAAGCGATTCGAGCTTAATGCGCCATTGAATCAGTATGATAGAACGACATTTTACACTTCTGATCCTGTTGTTGGGTACACAGATTACCCATTTCTCGAGTCTTCTGTTTGA